The region TCATCCTTCCCAGCTTTGAACAAAGGGTAGCACATAAACTATAGACAAATCACTGCTGCCTCACTTTGTTTTGTGGAGGGCTGATTAGGTTTGCTACAGACGTGTACATCTTTTCGAACTTCTGCAGATGTTGACAACTGTGCTACCTTGGAGCTGGCTTACAGCAATCTAGAAGAAAGTACGATTACTTATATTCAACAAGCAGGAAGTAAAATACTATACTGtactggaatgttaaagggcAGACCATAAGAACTCATTCAAGAACTATGGAGTCAATCAGGTTGAAAAATGTTGATATAGTTATTATTACATTTGAAGAATTTGAGACAGTTTTTATTGAAAACGTCATAATTCAAAAGAAGTACGCCATTTAATATACTTGAACACATACCTCTGATTAAATGATTTATTCATCATGATTAGGCAAATGTGTAGAAAAAGTTTTAATCAAATTatgttttcctgttttaaaaAGTACAAGCATACATTCAAAAACAAATGGCTCAGTTTGTGACTAAAAGCATattcatttatgtaatttttctCAGGAATGACCTACCATAATTATCCTGGTCCCTGCTGCAGGAAGTAGTCCACCCAAGAGACAATACAGCACCTGGAATGAAAGAATCCACCATTTCAAGGAATCTTTGTGCATCTACAACATTGCTAGTTGTTCCACCAGGTCCAGGAAGTACATCTGCATTTAACCAAACCGGACGATTGAGATATTCCTTCTTCAACTCCAGTAGTTTCATTGAAGGCCCCACAGCTTCTAAGctgtaaaaacaaaatggaacaCTTGAGAAAAGTTTTTTCTTCTTACAATTGGGGCACAATAGTTACCTTAAAGTGTTTTAAAATTGAAGGTTGGAAATAAGCTCTTTGTGGATTTTTTGTTCAATATCGTTTATGgggttgtttaattaatttattttttaatctagtTTGTTTCatcaacacaacaaaaaaaacagaaaagtgtgCCCTGTAGCATGCTGCATTCATCCATACTTTAATATATTACATTTGCACTTCAATTTTAAGTATAAATCAAATTTCACATTACTAGATTGCATAGCTCAACTGGGTTGGTTCATCACTCACAGGACAatgattaaaatgtttgaaaacatAATTTCTAGTAAGTAAATCAAATTAATACATTTGATCAAAGTTCAAAAACTTGGGTGTAATGACATTTAATATGAAGCAATATATGCTGGttacctgcagtgggttggcaccctgcccaggattgtttcctgccttgtgccctgtgttggctgggattggctccagcagacccccgtgaccctgtgttcggattcagcgggttggacaatggatggatggatggatatgctggTTACACcactaaaaactgctgctgtGATGTTCATTAATCATCTTTTAGCCAGGTCATACTGAAACCATGTTGGCTGGAAGACTGAAATGCACAGCGAGTGTGTCATTAGACAGCCTAGCTGAAGCAAGTCTGTTTGGAATGAATTCAACTTTCCCtttaggaaaggaaaaaaaaaatcacattgtggAGGAGATCAGGACAGGACATACAGGTCTGAATTAACCCTGTTCATGACTTCTACTGTAGTTGTAGCATCAGGAAGCAAAAGACAAATGTGTTAAATGACTATTATGTCAGAAATCCTTTAACCTATGGACAGGTGACAATAGTGACGAAAGCCTTTAATTTAAAGAAAGAGGTTACTTAATGTAATATTTGGAAGAAGGGTTTTAGGATGTGATGTAGAAATACTGGAATGTCAAGAAAGCAGAAGCTGCAATGGTagacaaaacacaagtaattctGGGGATATGGTAATGcctagtaaaaatatattaaattaaaaaattcactTTTGAACCaatcagatactgtatattattttcatgtttaaatacaacaaataaaaacaaataatctcACCTTTTAAAATCCAGCTTTAAACCCTTGTCTGATTTCAGAACCTCATTCAGCCAGTCATAAAATGTGATGTCGCTCTCATTCTGTGGTGGGTGAGCCATAATTGGCTGATTTATCTTGATATCTTGAAGAATATCTGCTTCAATCATGTGAGCAGAACCTAAAGTAGATCATAGAATACAGTGTATggcaaacaaaatataataaatacaaatcacTGAAAAGAAACTATAAATGTGAAAAACGGCAAAGAAAAAAGGGGAGAACTGAACTTTTCCTATAATCTCTATTAAATACTGCTGTTGTCAAACAATATTTcttaaagacattttcaaaaacactacaaaatataaagtgtaaatgtatacagtaaaaacAACTAGCTACAAATGGCAACAATCAGCgtatataaagattattattattatttctactgtGTAATTTCTTAATGGATACAACATTAGGAGTCTCCAAAATACTGCACTTAATTTGTAACTTttcatttcagttgattttggtATTTATGCTTCTTGTTTCAATTAAGTACTACTTAGTTAATAACTTAAAGTGAAAGATGAAGGGAGACAGTTTTTAAGTTCATTAAGATGGCATGCATTATATAGTAAAATACCAAGTACAATGTTTGTGATTTTACTTTTCAGTACAAGTTGAGGAAATTTTAACTGTGCATCTGCAATTTGTTTATCTGCAAGGCTGATCAAGAAAACTAGTTTATTATTATGTCAATGAATTTAGGATGACTGGTAAATTGTACATAGTTATTTGGgaagttaaaaaaagcaaaaaaatgttttaattgcaaCAATGCAACacccaaaattaaaacaaaagaaatgaaaatatctcAAGTGAATGGTAGGTTACAGAAAGGAttttaacaaaatcaatattttatccTAATAAGGAATTTACTTCTCCATATCACTTTTAGACCACAACAGTCTTGAGATCATTGTTTATTAAGGTGTTATTTAAGCAAATGATGTTTACAAATCCAAGGATTAAAAGTTTTCAATTTATCAGCTTTTATTTTTGCCAATTTGCCTATATAGTGCTTTGCAAAATTATAggagtttgtcctgttttgtcgcaTTACAACTTGGGATTAAAATGCTACTGGGCTCCTTTATAATATTACTGTTTATAATACAGCAATACTTCAGcaaaatgcctcactgtgactgtgacagccaagtcagaacttttggtgcttttaaattttcttgctttatagtcattccatcATTTGTTCAGATCAAAGTGCATGTATAACTTAATTACCTATCtatttatgaatgtatttatttaaagagcttctaataataataataataattgttattatttgcatttatatagcgcttttctcactactcaaagtgcttagcaattgcaggttaagggccttgctcaagggcccaacagagcagagtcccttttagcattttacgggatttgaaccagcacaATTTtgactgccagtgcagatccctagcctcagagccaccactccgcctatataGCTTTTGTAAAA is a window of Erpetoichthys calabaricus chromosome 7, fErpCal1.3, whole genome shotgun sequence DNA encoding:
- the fam151b gene encoding protein FAM151B isoform X2 — protein: MDGAEIIWYHAANSRAKTVEALKGSAHMIEADILQDIKINQPIMAHPPQNESDITFYDWLNEVLKSDKGLKLDFKSLEAVGPSMKLLELKKEYLNRPVWLNADVLPGPGGTTSNVVDAQRFLEMVDSFIPGAVLSLGWTTSCSRDQDNYGYTWEMVKQMQQLCKALQNTVTFPVRAALLPASFLQLQWLLQQSERYTLTVWTGKDDLYSLDDLLQYRRHFDKDKIFYDISEAHRTIVKKTTGSSQSQS
- the fam151b gene encoding protein FAM151B isoform X3 — protein: MESFRQAERSFCCTLNYFIRLKQIQEMDGAEIIWYHAANSRAKTVEALKGSAHMIEADILQDIKINQPIMAHPPQNESDITFYDWLNEVLKSDKGLKLDFKSLEAVGPSMKLLELKKEYLNRPVWLNADVLPGPGGTTSNVVDAQRFLEMVDSFIPGAVLSLGWTTSCSRDQDNYGYTWEMVKQMQQLCKALQNTVTFPVRAALLPASFLQLQWLLQQSERYNEGRKPHRK